A single region of the Winslowiella toletana genome encodes:
- a CDS encoding lytic transglycosylase domain-containing protein, with protein sequence MRTSLLLLLLWFVQLPVYATCWDQAGQRYGIEPELLQAIAIVESNLQASARNQNRDGSYDIGLMQINSRHLPRLRNFQISERKLLDDPCLSVMTGAWVLAGFMRSYGYSWDAVGAYNAGGSAAREHLRQRYVMRVQPHYARLKQENRP encoded by the coding sequence GTGCGTACTTCACTGCTTTTACTCCTGCTCTGGTTTGTGCAACTGCCCGTTTACGCCACCTGCTGGGATCAGGCCGGGCAGCGTTACGGCATTGAGCCGGAGCTGCTACAGGCTATCGCCATTGTAGAGTCCAATTTGCAAGCCTCGGCGCGCAATCAGAACCGCGATGGTAGCTATGACATCGGGCTGATGCAGATTAACAGTCGGCATCTGCCCAGGCTGCGCAACTTTCAGATATCAGAACGAAAGCTGCTCGATGATCCCTGTCTGAGCGTAATGACGGGAGCCTGGGTACTGGCCGGTTTTATGCGTAGCTACGGCTACAGCTGGGACGCGGTTGGCGCGTATAACGCCGGCGGATCGGCCGCCCGTGAACATCTGCGCCAGCGTTACGTTATGCGCGTCCAGCCTCACTATGCGCGGCTCAAACAAGAAAACCGGCCGTAA
- a CDS encoding type II secretion system F family protein, with the protein MKNYQITLLRNGVRSTEQVCANSVEEAKAQLAPGALVLEAKASRLTRRVRPFPLTLFIQELIALLEAGLVIVEAIEALCESSADAEQRRVLGEILKELYRGQQLSQALVAQPLLFPPLLVSTVASSEQTGQLPVALGRFLHYEKRMETLRKRIRSTLLYPCVVISVGCLILFFLLGFIIPRFAVVFTGMKDLTGSAQFIVWWGHLTQNYGALLMMLTAAAVVLLIAAVRSKSLRQSALNQLMRVPQLKQQYQLAILVRFYRTLGLLLQGGMAAVEALQLTGSLLPNSYQPRLQQALMDVQAGKALSHCLETQGLTTPVASRLLVVGERSGELPAMCERIAAFYDENLERAIETFSKVFEPILMLIVGGLVGLVVFLLYMPIFEMAGGLA; encoded by the coding sequence ATGAAAAACTATCAAATTACTTTATTGCGTAACGGTGTCCGCAGCACGGAGCAGGTGTGTGCCAACAGCGTCGAAGAAGCCAAAGCCCAGCTGGCGCCAGGTGCTCTGGTACTTGAGGCCAAAGCCAGCCGGCTGACGAGACGCGTGCGCCCTTTTCCGCTGACGCTGTTTATCCAGGAGTTAATCGCGCTGCTCGAGGCCGGTCTGGTGATTGTCGAAGCGATTGAAGCACTGTGTGAAAGCAGCGCTGATGCAGAACAGCGCCGGGTATTAGGGGAAATCCTGAAAGAACTTTATCGCGGTCAGCAGCTTTCTCAGGCGCTTGTCGCCCAGCCGCTGTTGTTCCCGCCATTACTGGTCAGCACCGTAGCGTCGTCAGAACAGACCGGACAGCTGCCCGTCGCGCTCGGGCGTTTCCTGCATTACGAAAAGCGTATGGAAACCTTGCGTAAGCGCATTCGTAGCACCCTGCTCTATCCCTGCGTGGTGATCAGCGTCGGCTGCCTGATCCTGTTCTTTTTGCTCGGCTTTATTATCCCGCGCTTCGCCGTGGTGTTCACCGGCATGAAAGACCTGACGGGCAGCGCGCAGTTTATCGTCTGGTGGGGGCACCTGACGCAGAACTATGGCGCGTTATTAATGATGCTGACCGCCGCTGCGGTCGTGCTGCTGATCGCCGCCGTGCGCAGCAAAAGCCTGCGGCAGTCCGCTTTAAACCAGCTGATGCGCGTGCCACAGCTTAAACAACAATATCAGCTGGCGATACTGGTGCGCTTCTACCGCACCCTTGGCCTGCTGTTGCAGGGCGGAATGGCCGCCGTCGAAGCGCTGCAACTGACCGGCAGCCTGCTACCGAATTCGTATCAGCCACGGCTACAGCAGGCACTGATGGATGTGCAGGCGGGCAAGGCGCTTTCGCACTGCCTGGAAACTCAGGGGCTGACCACTCCGGTCGCCAGTAGGCTATTGGTGGTCGGTGAACGCAGTGGTGAATTGCCCGCCATGTGCGAACGCATCGCGGCGTTTTATGACGAAAACCTCGAACGTGCCATCGAAACCTTCAGCAAGGTGTTTGAACCGATCCTGATGCTGATCGTCGGTGGACTGGTCGGCCTGGTGGTATTTCTGCTGTATATGCCGATTTTTGAAATGGCCGGAGGATTAGCCTGA
- a CDS encoding GspE/PulE family protein, translating to MTQLTHHADSASSPWLTMTPEQRTDWLEQLLTSQPEQLTTLAAELGLYPLSQQQLVEAGQDFSRISLPQALSRRLLPITLDGKSWLLMADPFSLTQRQWAQRYSDRIALCRPGWVNEQLDQLSRQQRTMDHLEPQDFDGQTEETALVISLLSLSEEQSPVIKLVNSTLYDALQSRASDIHLESVPDGLVVKYRIDGVLHAITRCNGSQNAEQIISRLKVLGCMDISERRIPQDGRFKAHIQQRNVDFRVSIMPSIHGEDAVLRVLDKSHDKKLRLETLGFDGQTLQAIRKLTQIPHGMVLVTGPTGSGKSTTLYSALSELNSGESKIITIEDPVEYQLEGVLQIPVNDKKGLTFARGLRAILRHDPDIILVGEIRDGETAGIAVQAALTGHVVLSSVHANSVFSVLERFMYMQVEPASLITALNGVVAQRLVRQLCPACKQPHQPTAEEITHWQLDKQPFSHACWHVGAGCEHCRHSGYHGRLALAEVLHFSDAMKEALLARAPLRQLRELAMKEGFIPLHQIAIEAASQGFTTLQEVRRVISLH from the coding sequence ATGACTCAACTAACACATCATGCCGACAGCGCATCCTCGCCATGGTTAACCATGACGCCGGAGCAACGAACCGACTGGCTGGAACAGCTGCTGACATCGCAGCCTGAACAGCTGACAACGCTCGCCGCTGAACTGGGTTTATACCCGTTATCACAGCAGCAGCTGGTTGAGGCCGGGCAGGATTTCTCTCGTATCTCGCTGCCGCAGGCGCTGTCACGCCGCCTGTTGCCAATTACGCTGGACGGAAAAAGCTGGTTGCTGATGGCCGATCCGTTTTCACTGACGCAGCGTCAGTGGGCGCAGCGTTACAGCGATCGCATCGCGCTTTGTCGTCCGGGCTGGGTGAATGAGCAGTTGGATCAGCTGTCGCGCCAGCAGCGCACCATGGATCACCTCGAACCGCAGGATTTTGACGGCCAGACGGAAGAAACGGCGCTGGTGATCTCGCTGCTTAGCCTGTCCGAGGAGCAAAGCCCGGTGATTAAACTGGTCAACTCCACGCTGTACGACGCACTTCAAAGCCGTGCCAGTGATATCCATCTGGAGAGCGTACCCGATGGGCTGGTGGTGAAATACCGGATCGATGGCGTACTGCACGCCATTACCCGCTGCAACGGTTCACAGAATGCGGAACAGATCATTTCACGGCTGAAAGTGCTGGGCTGTATGGATATTTCTGAACGCCGCATTCCACAGGATGGACGTTTCAAAGCGCACATTCAGCAGCGCAACGTCGATTTCCGCGTTTCGATCATGCCGAGCATTCACGGCGAGGATGCGGTCTTGCGCGTACTGGATAAATCCCACGACAAAAAACTGCGGCTGGAAACGCTGGGATTCGACGGCCAGACACTGCAGGCGATCCGCAAGCTGACGCAAATCCCACACGGCATGGTACTGGTGACCGGACCGACCGGCAGCGGCAAATCCACCACGCTCTACTCCGCGCTCAGCGAGCTGAACAGCGGTGAAAGCAAGATCATCACCATTGAAGATCCGGTGGAATATCAGCTGGAAGGGGTATTACAAATCCCGGTTAACGATAAAAAAGGGCTGACTTTCGCCCGCGGTCTGCGCGCCATTCTGCGCCATGACCCAGACATTATCCTGGTCGGCGAAATCCGTGACGGTGAGACGGCGGGCATTGCGGTTCAGGCAGCACTGACCGGGCACGTGGTGTTGTCATCGGTACACGCCAATAGCGTGTTCAGCGTGCTGGAACGCTTTATGTATATGCAGGTGGAGCCAGCCAGCCTGATTACGGCACTGAATGGCGTGGTGGCGCAGCGGCTGGTACGCCAGCTGTGCCCGGCGTGTAAACAACCTCATCAACCGACAGCCGAAGAGATTACGCACTGGCAGCTGGATAAACAGCCGTTCAGCCACGCCTGCTGGCACGTTGGCGCAGGTTGTGAGCATTGCCGTCACAGCGGCTACCACGGGCGACTGGCGCTGGCCGAAGTCCTGCATTTTAGCGATGCGATGAAAGAAGCCTTGCTGGCGCGCGCGCCACTGCGCCAGCTGCGCGAACTGGCGATGAAAGAGGGTTTTATCCCGCTGCATCAAATCGCAATTGAAGCCGCCAGCCAGGGCTTCACCACTTTACAGGAGGTCAGGCGTGTTATTTCCCTTCATTAA
- the gspG gene encoding type II secretion system major pseudopilin GspG — protein sequence MNKYLLSHYRQQQGFTLLELLVVLMIIALLAGFVGPRLFSQVDQAKDKTAASQMKSLSQALSQYRLDVGQYPSEEQGLKALTERPSGERNWHGPYLSKEVPADPWGNPYQWHKPTRNKNVVYEVELIATGNDGKKVSYGF from the coding sequence ATGAACAAATATCTATTATCCCATTATCGCCAGCAACAAGGTTTTACCCTGCTCGAATTACTGGTGGTGTTAATGATTATCGCCTTACTGGCTGGCTTTGTTGGTCCGCGTCTTTTTTCACAGGTTGATCAGGCCAAAGATAAAACCGCCGCCAGCCAGATGAAGAGTTTGTCACAGGCACTGAGCCAGTACCGTCTTGACGTCGGTCAATATCCCTCCGAAGAGCAGGGGCTGAAAGCACTGACAGAGCGCCCGAGCGGCGAGAGGAACTGGCACGGCCCTTATCTGAGTAAAGAAGTGCCCGCCGATCCCTGGGGCAATCCTTACCAATGGCACAAACCGACCCGTAACAAGAATGTGGTGTATGAAGTGGAGCTGATTGCCACCGGTAATGACGGGAAAAAGGTGAGTTACGGGTTCTGA